tttattaagtGAAATGAACCATAAGGGCTTAGGAGCTTATGCTGGTTTGGctctatttaattattaatttttgttttttcttattaataccCCCATTTGGATGGAATGAATTCCGCAAAATTTTATAAAGTTCATTTTTAATTCCagatttttatgtttgaaataaaaaaggataaattaatattttttttttctaaaattaggtGAAATTCTTCATTACATCTACCATTATTGCCCTTTATATTTCAATTCCGTTAATATCTATTAGTAAATTATTGAAGTAGTAACTTACCAATAATCTCACAAATGCTCCccttttttaattgaaaaaagagaaagcttgtaaaaagattaaacaaaaaaattatattaacaagaTTTAAATTTTACGCAACTTATTTTAAACTCCTctaatatgtttaaattttaaaattttatttaaactcaaattattttatataaaattttatctaaacaaattaaaaagtaaagtacaatcataaaaaaattatttataattatttatctttttacaCGTGAGTTACTCCTCATATTTATATGTGtgcataaatttgaaaaaataaatgtaaagaaaaaaatatctataaataaatattacacataaatatttaatcttGTGAAGGAAAATggataaaatagaataaatattttttttgcaatgagaaagagatagacaaaagaaaaaaaggaaattggTGAGAAAtagttaaatataatattagttattagaAACTTAGGTACGTCCATATATATTctagttattaaaatatataattaatttattttgatataaatataaaaaatattatgctAAAGAATGatgcaataaatttaaatattttacagATACATAATTATCATACAATTTGTATAAATcacatatattttgttaataatgATGCCCAATATGGTCTCTTTTCTTATGTTAAGGGATGGTGACTATGACGGAATTGAAATACAAGGAGGTAATAGGGGTGATTAAATACAAGGATATGTGATGATGAATTTCACTTAAGTTCAGGGAAAAAATAGTAATTCacccaataaaaaatgtgaATTTCAAATTTAGGAATTCAATTCTATGAGATTAAACATAACTAAACCAAATTTGGAATGAATTTCATAAActtaaacaaacaaattttgTGGATAAAAATACTCacaacttttcttttcatatatgTTTATCTCTTATTATATCAAAAGGaagtataaataaatgaaacttcaatactaaatttatttcaaaaataaaatttatgaaatttaattaaaattcatattttaagtTACGTTATATTGAACATGAGAATTCATTTACGAATTAATAAATTAGGTGTACTGAACATGAGAATTCatttacaaattaataaattaggTGTATAAATGAGTTTCATTCATTCCAAGCATAGCGTAAGAGTGGAATTTTGTTGAGTAATGTGAGTCTACAATTgccaataaaattttaatttagtgacaaaGACTGAAACCtgaaattctttaaatttcaaGTTGAATTCCTGATAGATTAACAAAAATGTGAGCCTGCAATTTGACCCGATTCTTTATAACATCAGAGGTATGAGAATGCCTGAAATAGGTAAATCATTGGTTATGtaaaacattttaataaaagaagatGCTAAGGTggtgtttgttttaatttttagttttgagttttgaattaatttttagttttatgttgagtatttattttcaaatttttgaaaatacgttctttttgttaaaaactatttcttaaaataaaaaaattagaaaacgtgtttattttgaaattttgaaaaactattttgtgtttcttttctttttctcttttttttttatttctcttttcttcttctattctccaaCGCCCTGCATCTTCTCTATCGTCGGCGACCACCGTCAGCTGGAGATTCACATGATTAGAACCTTCCATTAGAAAATCCAACCCAAAGGGGCCAAGTTTAACGGTTAGATTTtcgtaaatttaatttttaatttttggccaataTTTATATACGCACTGTCAATCACCACCGGTCACAGTGGTCGGTTGTTTCtggcgatcagaggcaaccacctgacacccaaaggcccatcgaccaacatacccaaaagcCAACGAGATCCAATGGCCAAACCTCCTTAGATCTAATGGCAACCAGAAGATCGAATAGCGGTTGAGAGAATAGAGGAGAGATGAGAGAACAGAGGAAAGAGGAGAACCCTAGCAAGATCGAATGGTGGGGAGCGGTCGACGACGACTAGTGGTGATGACGGAGATGGCGAGCATGGTCAACGGCCaaggcttgagagagagagagagagagatctacAAGATTGGGGGACGGGGGAAAGAAGGGCTGTGTGTTTTccatattttgtgtttttagtaTGTTTTGAtcgaaaacactcaaaatgatattttattattttagattttctttataattttttttttcaaaaatgtgattttgaaaatagcaaaataaaagcagtttcagtattttaaaaagttaaaaactcaaaacggattgaaaataacaaagaacgaactgaaaataacaaagagaacacaacctaaTTGTTTCAATTTCAGTAATACACTACAACTAGGATTTGTGttcacatacatatatatatatatatatatatatgaccaaAATTGGAAGAGCACTTGCTGGCGCAACACGTGTTTACTTGTATAGCACAGACTGTTTGCTATTTCGTTCCAAATCAAGAAAACATTACACAAAAGCCTTACATTGTCGGGCATTCTCAGTCATCGGATTAAGACTAGTGAAAGTgatcaacaaattaaaatagGTCTCTAAAGAAATTGGTTTACCCCTTTTGAACATGATATTGGGtatgatattaaatatatacacacaattaATAATGGAACAATCTAGAATTATGCACAAGTCCTTTGCCGTAAGCCATGGCAACGTTGGTACGTCCTAGTATATGATGTTTGACAAATGTGTGGTCCGTGTCAAAGATGATAAATACTTAGTCTAGTTCTCCAAGATACTAAGGACTCCGTATGAGAGTGAGCAAACTTTGTGGGTGATAATTGAAAATCGAAATTCTATAAACCACTGTAATTGTAAATATGATGATTCTATTACATCATTCTAGTGAATTTTCGATACAAAATTCTTTATAACGTTATGCTTGGAACTAGGATTTGTATGgaagaataaaaaaggaaagaaaatagacTTTATTATGTTGCCCGGTTTATgcccttttaatttttattttttttttctctttttgcttTGAGGGTATTGTTTCTCATTATATAGGGTTCTGGGAGTGGGCGTTAATGGATATACAGGGCTTCTCTTTGAATAGGATATGGGTTATGATGCAGCTTATGGTGAATGTTATATTGGGGTTTGTATTGGGCAACCTCTGGTTtggttatattaataatataatcttattttataaaaagaaaacaccTTTATTGTCCTTAATATGGAGGAACCAACTTCATGTACCCATGCATATCGATGGAGGCACGTACAAGCAggtgatgaaaagatcaaaattaTGAAATGGTTGCTTAAcatattctattattttgttaggtatatatttagaaaatataggacctaaaaaatttaaagcatGTTATATGTGTCAAATATATGTTAGTGTTTAATAATagcatatatctatataatttattgagATTAATTTGTATTCATAGCTATCTTTGAAtctttgattaaattaatatcagAAAGTacatacaattaattaaattccatGCTACTTAAGTGAAATAAAActcaatataattaattatgcatatctcaaatttatttaagtttaaCAATAGTAATTTTAAGCTTCCTAACAACCATCAATTCATaattcaagaaaatataaaataattagtatCTCtccctataaaattaaaaacatgaacACAAGATCCGCACAATAACAGGTAatctcaaaaaaatataaaataattatcaatcAATCTAAGTCCAAAACTTAAatattcttccttttttttggcTGAGTAACatacaaaatctaaaatatatatatatatgtacacttGTACTATCATAATCATATATTTGTTTaactaaaaagaagaaatattattataatgactcataattgtaaatgaattaaattatattaacgACATACCATTCTATttaatatagtatattattcCCTTAGCTAATATATGTGGGTGcgcgtgcgtgcgtgcgtgaGTGTATGTGATAATCAAGTGGTTAATGATCATCATCGAACGGCTGGGGCAGTGAGCAAAGAAGTGGTAGGCTGGTACAAGCAACAGCAGATGATTTGGGAACCCTAGAAGAGACACGTAGACGTGGTGATGACGAAATGGTGGAGTAAGAGTGCAATGAGGGAGTGGGATTGTGTaggaaaatgggaagaaaagcTGTGGCTTAATTTATGGAGAGAGAGCTCATCACACCCGAACAGGATATTGTAGTTCATCAGTACCTTTCCACCAAACCAATGCCTGGTCCCACCATGGCccggcctctctctctctctctctctctctagatttataatatatattacatacatacatacatatatatatatatattactatccTGAAGGAGATATATAGCAAGAGACAAAGGTGGCAACTTTGCCAACGAGGTTGGTAATATATAGAGGTGGTTGTGGGGCTTTTGAGTCATTATTACAGCTAAGtatagcgagagagagagagagagagagagagagttcaatTAGAAGTGTTTAacttggtggtggtggtggtggtgatggGAAGACAACCTTGCTGTGACAAGCTGGGGGTGAAGAAGGGGCCGTGGACGGCGGAGGAGGACAAGAAGCTTATCAACTTTATCCTCACCAATGGCCAATGTTGCTGGCGGGCCGTCCCTAAGCTCGCCGGACTCCGCCGCTGCGGCAAGAGCTGCAGGCTTCGCTGGACCAACTATCTCCGCCCGGACCTGAAGAGAGGCCTCCTCACCGAGGCTGAGGAGCAACTGGTTATCGACCTCCATGCTCGTCTTGGCAATAGGTTTGATTTGATTATCAATCTCTCATATaacatggaaaaatatttggcatTCAAATTACACGGAGGCCATAATTTTACCATTATATTAATATTCATGTATGAGAGTATTCATGAATCaggtattttttatataaaatattttgtgcaAAATTCCTACTTGAAAATGATTACGAAGGTAACGACATGGACAAGCATAATAATAGTAAAGGTAATGATAGATCACATATACAAGAATTTTTTACAtacttttttataaattaatctcatccagTATTACGTATGTATTGACAAGGAAAAAGCCTTTTCAAAGAGAATATGACTCTTGGGGTCATTTTATATGATGATTTGCATATAAAGATTAAGTAGGAATATCATTTCGATCTCTTTCCCTTCTTTGATTCATGTTTAGAAGAACCTCCATCGTAGCATTAATTCTATGGTACAGTTTTCCTGGGACGGCTctaataaaggaaaaagaaaatattgcaTCTCCGGAAGCTGGGAGTGGTGGAGTTAGGCTTGTCTTAGATGTTTTCCACTGTTTTGgaccaaaatattttgaaactaattataAGAAGTCTATGGTTTCCTCCACAAGGTTCGTGAAATGATTAGAATGATCCAACAACTTTTTGGCTTGAGATTCAAGTGTTCATGAAACccaattataatatatataggctAGCTAACTTGATCACTAGGAAAAAATTTCTTGTGGAAATGGGTTTGCTTTATTATCTTGTTGTTAATTATAATATTCTGTATAATCATTGCCAGTTTGTTCATTATCAGGTGGTCTAAAATTGCAGCAAGATTGCCAGGAAGGACTGACAATGAGATCAAGAATCACTGGAACACCCACATCAAGAAAAAGCTTATCAAGATGGGAATTGATCCCGTCACCCATGAACCTCTAAAGAAAGAAGCAAAGCCCGCAGAAGAACACTCCTCTGCTGCAGATAATAATCAACATTTGCCAGAGTCAAACAACAGTATTATTGATCACGTCCAAACATCACAGGAAACCAAAGACAATATCCCCGTTATTCCAGAGGAGAATTGCTCTAGCGATGAATCCCAGTTGCTAGAAAACATCTCGATTGACGCGCCGGCCTTGAATTGCCTGTGGAGCGATGAAACTGATCTTCTGAATGATCCAACATGGAATTTCAACACGAATGGTTTGCCATCCTGGGACGAAAGCTGTGCATGGCTTTTGGATTGTCAAGATTTTGGTGTCCAAGACTTCGGAATAGACTGTTTCAGTGATTTTGAGGTCATGAACACGTTGAACACATTAGAGATGGGGAACAAACAGTGAAAGTATCCGTCTCAGAATGGGGCGAAACATCAAAGAACTCAAAGAAAAAGTATTTATATAAGGTTTAATACTGGGCATGCGTGCGACAAGAAAGTCAGATAGATGAAAGAAAGGTGCTAATTTTTTCTCTATTAATTCATGGCAGGTGGAGATATATATGAAACCTTGCTTCTTTCATAGAGAGCTTTCTCACCAACCAATCAAACTATTGTTAACAATCCCAATGGTGAAATGTGTTGTAGAAGAGAGGCACAATGGAGATTGTATAGATCAAAATGTTTGACGGGTCTGTCCTGTGAAAGTGAAGCCTTTTGTATATAGGTGTATTTaagttaaaaatcaataaagggaatatttatttttgttctgcctttgcaaattaattaatactttttaCGTGTTCTGTGGATTTCACCCTTCACAACATTGTTTTCTGAAGCAAATTCAAAAGAATAATATTGTTGGATGGGTACAGCAGTTCTTTCAACATctatatgtttcttttttttttttttttgccgcGTAAAGGGgtaagtttgaatttattttaaatttttcattttttttctttatcaattCCTATGGTTTACAATCCTAAAGACCCTTAATTTGTTCGGGATGTCCTTTCTGAGCCTACTTGTTTCAATGATTTtacttaacaaaataaaaaatataaatttaaaagttaaacgAGACTTATATATAGAAAAAGCAAGTTCTAACTCTTTATCTCaactaattataaaatttaatttttttgatatgttTATCCGTATAGCAACAAGCCACCATTGCTACTACACCTATGTGCCATCTGAATAGTATGATGAAGTCAGTGGCAAGAGTCAATCAAGCAACCTATCGAATGAATTGATACTGCAGACTACCCCCACGGGGGCAGTCAATTTGCTTTGTAAATTAAAGGTGTTAATATATGTTCACACCATGGTTACAAGCAATACAAAGTTCCCGATGAATATAGTTTCTGTTATTgctaagattaatttatttgattagaaatatCATTAATGTTTAACcgtctgtaaaaaaaaaaaaagtcagagACCGCAACCGCTTTTGATTGGACTGGGTCGGCCCACGCGATCTGGGTCGACcagtttattattaatttttatgttgcTTTTTTTATATGATGGCACATCAATTTCTATATCTAAATCCATAGCCATAAGAGTGACATCAAAACCTAAacctataatttaattaaacaatGCCGACAAAGGGctaaaaaacaaagaaaacgaGGAAGAAAGTGAAGTTAAAAAACTGAAAGTCTTAGGGAAAGGGACCACATTAGGTGGGGAATTATGGCACTACTGAAAGTTCATGaccttataattaattaatgcatataaaataCACATTTAGAATTAAATGAGTTTCGACTAGTGCTGTTTTGCATCACTCCTGCGTAcacgtatacatatataatataatggtGAGCCCCCTATCAAATCTTCTCCTTGATTCTGCAGGAATATATacctaattaattttgaattataaaccCTTTTTTATAGGTTTTAAAAGCAGTTAAAATgcattgaatatattttatttttaatattcaaatatctTTATCAATCACTAAGATGTTTCAAATTACTATATATTTGTTCTGAAACAATAAGAATATTAGTgtatatttaattcattttgttttttaatatcCAGATACTCTTACtgactaataaaatatttttaaatataacatatttaCTGATAATGCTAATTATTACTCTAAAGGTAGtatcaaaacaacaataaatacaaattatttttagattaatatgaacattatcttatatttattattaactaattaaaatatttaaatactaaaaataaaatacattaattatatCACCATAACAAATGTGTCGTCAAGACACGAATATTAATACCAGCATATTCTATTCTTATCATCTTCACACACatattgttgtgccatagatgTCAAGCgttcactttggtgcattttttcaaattttttttttacgcGAGAGTATCAACCCGGAAAGCTGCCCCGGGATATGTAGCCTTGGGAGCCCCCGCGTAAGGCAGGGCGCGCAGGGCAGCTAGGGAGCACCCACGCAAGGCAAGCAGCACGGGATAACCTGGAACCCCAGTGGGTGTGCGGCTGCGCGGCAGGCTGTTAGTGTGTGTCGAGCTTAATTATCATCTTGGTGTATATTATCCCTACGCGAAGTCAGTCAGTATGCAGATTGATCTTTTGGGTTTTCATACATGTATTTTTTATTGacctatttttttcttgtataaaaGTGTATTATCTTGTAATTTTCAATTCAGTTATAGTGAAGAAACTTGCAGCGACGATAAAATGGACATAACTCTCATATATTAAaagtgaaccactataaatctcatgTGTTTTTTATgcttgttttgattatttttttttctccgcTATTTAGGATTAAGACTTTAATCTTAACACAGAATTGCGTAGCTACAGGTGAAACCCCCGCGATTCTTTGTGTGGAACTCCTACGTTGCTCATAGAACTCATGTGCCACATGTAAGAGGTCCCGCGACCTCATGGCCACGCACGAGGAGCCCCAACAAATGTGTGGTCGTGTGCACCTTCCTCAACCCCTAGGGTTCCTTTAATCCACTAGGGTCCTCAATCAACCTTATACTCCCTGGATTTGCATTTCGTCCGAATATGGTATATTTTCTCcgaaaaaactcaaattaactTGAGATTTCACCTAAATAAATTGTGTAGAGGTCTAATCTGCTCCCAAAGCTCGTCACAAGGCTCACCATCTCCCAAAGATCCCCTAGGTCACAAGGATCTTCGGGGGGAATTCCTCTTAAATCCAATCAACTCATCATAGAACAAGTGTCACCCTAGTCAATCAACACATGTTCGCCTAATTTCCTGCCACCAACACCTATAAATACCAGATGGACCCTTTTGGGCATCTAGAACCCAAGTAATATTCCTTGGattttctattctctctttaAACTAACTTGAGCATTGGATGGCATACGTAGGTGAGGAATCCTCACATGCCTTCTAATCTCGTCTTTGAGTGCAGATTCATCGGAAGAAAAACAAGTACCAAGGAACCCCCGCAACCAAGGAACTCCCGTAATCCAAGGAAAGAACTCTCGCAGGTAAGGAACTTCCGCAATCCAAGACAAGGAACTCCTGCAATTCCAAAGTTGAGGAAATGAGTGAAACCTCGCAATTCTAATAATTAAGTGGAACCCTTGTAGTtgcaaggttgaagaactttcACAATTTCAAGGAATGGAACCCTTGTAGTTCTAGCTCAAGAACACCCACGATTCCAAGGAGTAGAACCCTCGTTGTTATAAGGAGAGGACCCTTTGCAATTCCAAACTTGTGGATTTCCCATGGTTCTAAGGCTTGTGGGACTCCCGCGACTCCAAGTCTGTCGTACACTTACGTCTAATGTTGGCCCAACCTTAAGTGACCACATTTGACTCAAATTACTTTCTCCTAGATTGCCAAGACATTA
The Diospyros lotus cultivar Yz01 chromosome 12, ASM1463336v1, whole genome shotgun sequence DNA segment above includes these coding regions:
- the LOC127814031 gene encoding MYB-like transcription factor ODO1, which translates into the protein MGRQPCCDKLGVKKGPWTAEEDKKLINFILTNGQCCWRAVPKLAGLRRCGKSCRLRWTNYLRPDLKRGLLTEAEEQLVIDLHARLGNRWSKIAARLPGRTDNEIKNHWNTHIKKKLIKMGIDPVTHEPLKKEAKPAEEHSSAADNNQHLPESNNSIIDHVQTSQETKDNIPVIPEENCSSDESQLLENISIDAPALNCLWSDETDLLNDPTWNFNTNGLPSWDESCAWLLDCQDFGVQDFGIDCFSDFEVMNTLNTLEMGNKQ